A segment of the Vicugna pacos chromosome 25, VicPac4, whole genome shotgun sequence genome:
GGCATCTTCAGCATGGACAACCAGAGCAGCCGCACGGTGGTCTCCCCCTCGCCCTCCTCGCTCTCCGTGTCCCCGCTGGACGTGGTGGCCCCGCTCTGGTTGCGGCGCCGGCAGCGCTGCCGCTGCCGCTTCTGCAGGTCGTAGAGGTCGCTCATGCTGCGGGAGGGCTTGATCAGGACCACCGCGTTGGCCCGCCGGTAGCGGTAGCGGTGGGACCCGATCTTGCCGTAGTAGGAGAAGGTGCAGGAGGCCTGCCGGCGGAACATGTGTCTTCGCCGCCTGGCGCAGCTGGACGTGGCCGAGGGCTTCATGCCCACCCTGCCATAGCTGCCGAGGCCGTCGCATGCGGGGGAGTGGCCCCCGTTGGGGAGCCCGCTCACACTGAGGTGGTTCTCGAGCAGGGTCTCGTCTTCCCTGGCGGGCTCCCTGAGCAGTGGCGGCAGGCCGGCTGGCCTGGCCCTGGCGAGCTCCTGGCTGGTGCTGCGGGGGGTGCTGGGGTAGGAGGCATCGTGGAAGATGGAAGGCTCGATGTCCTGCAGGAAGAGCAGCCCAGGCTCCAGGTCCAGGGCGGCGTCGGGCACGTGCAGCACCGAGTCGCTCTTGCTCCGTGCCATGCCCACGTCCAGGTAGTCCAGGGCCAGCTCGTGCTCCGACTGCACCTCATCTGGGAATAGGGCGCTGCCGTCCAGGATGCTGGCACGGGGGCCGGGGGCCGTGGCGTCGGCCACCTCCACGCCACGCTCCTGCTGGGGGCTGTGCTGCTCCTCCTCAATGCTGAACAGGTGCAGGGCCACCGATACCGTGAAGATGACGGCCGCGAAGAAGAAGAGCACCTGGTTCTGTGTCCGGAACCAGGTGCCCAGGAAGGTCTGGGTCCAGTCCAGCCCCCCCAGCACGTAGCCGATGGCCCCGCCAAGGCCTGTGGGACGGGAGGGGAAAAGCAGTCATGACCGATGCAGGTGCCTCCGCCCCGACAAGGGAGACTGGCCCGGAGGGGCGGCCAACCCTCCCTCGGGGGCCGGGGCCACCACTCAGAGTGAGAAAACCGCAGGACAACAGAGGAACTGCAGCTGCCCCGAGGCTCTGCGTTCTCTGACCCCACGGACTCTCACCTAATAAGCCAGAGGCAGAGGACGGCAGCTGCTCCGTGTCTGCTCTCGGCATCAACTGCCACTGCAAGCTCGGAGTCCGTATTCCTCAAGGAGGTGTAAGCTGCTCGGCTAGGGCCCTGGGCTGTGGCCACTGGCTAGcatgtcccccccaccccagaccacaGTCACTTGGGCCTGCTTGGGTCCCCGCTCACAGCCTCGCCCACCGAGGTCTGAGATGCAGCCACAGGCAGGGGTCACGGAAGCCACCCTGACCCTTGGGAGCAGCCTCCCCAACCCCGCCACCCTCCGACGGCCAGGCGAGGGCACACTTACCGGCAGAGAAGGCGTGGATGTTAAGGGCCATGTCCTGTTCCTCGCTGTCCACCACGTCCAGCAGGTAGGCGCGGATGGGCCCCTCGGTGGCGTCGGCGCTGAAATCCAGGACCACCACTCCCAGCACCGTGAGGATGATGCCAATGGGCTGCCGGCTGGGGACATCGCCGAGGGACAGACCTGACAGGGCACAGAGGAGCAGTCCCATCTCAGCGCCCAAGTGCCACGGCGACCTCCCGGGAAGATGGCGACCCTCCGCCCAGCCAGCAGGGTGTGCTCCTCGGCACAGACGCTCCAGACAGAAGCTGACCTTTGTCGTTTCCAGGGTAACTTTTTCTCCCCCTTCACTTTAGCTGCTCGGTGAACCTCAAAGACCTTACTCACCATTacattttgtaactgaaaatggGGAAATGATCCTTCCTGTCCAACCTTCACCAGGGGCCGTGCTGGGAGCGCTGACTCAGTGTCAGTGAGGAGGGGGCCTGAGACACACCTGGTCACTCGCGACACCTCTGTGCACACGGCATTAGAGGTCAAAGTCAGCTCCTCTGGGCGGGGGCCTCCACAGGGAGCCTGGGTGCGGGCTGGCCCAGGGTCTGCAAGTCGTTCGGCTGGTGCTTCCTGAACATGATGGGTTTTCCTGATTATCTGAGAGACACTTCCTTATCCGTACACTGTGGTTTCAGAGGAAGACTCTGCTTGAACGTGACTTCCTGAGCTACACAGGGAGCATGTGTCCATTTTCCAACTTGCTTTACAAAGAATTAAGCTTCCAGGACTACCACTGACCCAGGCCTCATGGCCAGACAGCATCCAAGGCACCGGGCTGGGCCAACGGCCACTGCGTCACACGCCGGTAGAGCCTCGAGCAGAAGCGAAATGACACCGAAACGACACCCATGCCTGCCCCTGGGAGTCTGTCAAGCTAGTTCACTGCACGGCCTGCCCTCCAGCAGGGTGCGGCTCTGAAGAGAGGTCAAAGGTCTTGCTTTTAGCACGAGTCCTCCCAAGGGGGTCGTAAGCACACAAGAGCAGCGATAATTACGCACCTGCTGCAGGTGAGTCTGCTCCTGAACCCAGAGACCAACCTGCTCCCCTGACAGCTGAGCTAAGGCTGGTTTACTGGACTCATTGCTGTGAACCGAGGACACTCTGCACAGAGGAGCTGAGGAGGCAGCTGGCTCGTTATTTGGGACCTAGGCTCTGCAGACAAGGCTGGTCACAGACAGACTGGCCCCACGTGAAAGAAGGAAAGGCATTCTGACCCGGGGCTCCCTGCTGGCTACCTCGACCCCACCGTGCCCAGGAGAAACACAGGTAAAGGAAGAGACAGGCACCAGAGTGCAGGCTGGAGCTCCAAGCTGATGCCTCTGGGCCACAGTGGCTGGGGCCACCCTACAGGTACGTCCCTGAGAAAGCCATGGCGTTCCCTCTGAACTGAGCATGCAGGTGCCAGAAGGGCACCACCCCCTGGACTTCTGATCCAGAGATAtccagctggggagggggcacagctCCTTGGCCGCCCCCACCACGCCTGGGAGCAAGCTCGCCCAGCTGGCCCCACACAGGCCTCGGAGGGGCCGAGAGGCTCCCACTGCACAGAAAGGTTTCCTCTGCGGCCCCTTCCCGAGCCTCCCAGCATCAGTGACCCCCACCTGAACTGACACAGACGTGGGACTTGCTCACATATGTCAGAACTCAGATTAAGCCTCCATCTTAAAAAGTTGTTGCCAGAAAACAGGATTCTGTTTTGAGCAGTTTTGATGGGTGCCCTCAAGACAAAAGCTCTTTCCCACATACAGTTGCTCTAAttgaaaacaatacaaaacaaaacaaaacaaaccacgaGGACGTGAAACCAAAAACAAGATCAAATTAGGTCTGCACATTTTCAATACCAAGtctaagaaaaggagaaaaaaaaagaaaagataatttctGAAATAATGCTGGAAACAGGACGTGGTGTCAGATACGCATTAAAAACAAACGGATCACAACAGGAAGCGCTCGCTGAGAACAGGTCCCCACGGCTTTCCCACGCGGGGCCCCGCTCGGCGCGGCCAGGCGTGCCCCGTCCAGGACCAGCCCGTCCAAAGGATGCAAGCCTGCACAACTCACGGAGGGAGAGCTGTCCCAGGCGGGGTGCAGGACACTCACCTATGGCCGAGCCGTTAAGGAAAAGGGCCACTCCGAAGAGCACGCCCACGCAGAGCGCGAGGATGAAGGGCCGCCGGCGGCCCCAGCTCAGGGTGCACCGGTCACTCGCAGAGCCGATGAGAGGGGTGAAGATGAGGCCCAGGATGGGGCTCAGGAACCAGGTGAGGCTGTAGTACTGCTCCGGAAGGCCTGCAACATACACGCGGGCCATTACACACACGGTGCGCGTGCTGCAGACCCACCCACCCTGCTCGTGTGGTTCAAAACTCCTTGGGGGACACGTTCTCCCTGCAAGGCTGAGTGTTTGAAATCAACCAAAGTCCCCTGGGAAGCGTCAGGTGGCCCAAGGCCAGCACCTGGGCCTTAGAGCGAGGGGCCCGGGAACTGCCCGCGGTGCCCATGGCAGCTGGGCACAGAACGTACAGAACAGCACACGCCGGAACCAGCGGGGATCAGGCTGGCCATGCACACGTGGGGAGCACCGTGCCAGGCCTGCACGCAGCAGGTGCCGCAGGGGCAGCGGCACGAGGCCAAGACCCTCTCATTCTACTGGCGCTGACCAGGGCCTCAGGGACTGCTTCATGGCACAAGGCACTGTGCCCCCTTCAGCCCAGAACAAGACGGGTCAGGGGGTGCAGCTTCAGAGAGCAGTGAGGACCCATGCTGCTGGCATCCTGGCCTCACTGGCCGAAATCCATCACAAGGGTGCTGCCGAGGGGTCTTAAAACCATTGACAGGCTCAGTGACCCCGGCAGCAGGCTTATGAGCAGCCACCAAGAAGCGGCAAGAGGGGAAGAAGCATCAGTGTGCGGCCAGCTGGCGCCTGGGGTGTGTCTGGTGCTTATGCTCACTCACTTGTCCTCTGAGCCACCAAGGGAGGTAGAGACgattgtgcccattttacagacggggaatctgaggctcagagaggctaggcAACCTGCCTGGAGTCACAGAGCAAGAAAGTGGAAGCcccaggatttaaacccagggcTGCCTGATTTCAAAGTTTCTGTCCCCCCGGCCTCCACCCAAACTCTACATGGTGCTCACACAAACCCAATGCCCATCAGAAACAGGGCTGGCACATTCTTACTCGGGAGCGCCAGGCAGCACCTGGCGTGAACAAGCAGCAACGCACAACATGGCCAAATCCACACACATTTGGTGCAGAAGAGCACACGCTGGGGGTGCTGTTTACGTGAAGTCCAAAAGGGCTAACGGCATCTCTGCGGCAGAAGGCAGGGTGGTGGGCACCCTTGGGAGGGGCATGGGCTGCAGGCTGGTTAAGTTCTGATTCTGATTTGGAAGGGGGTCCCCGGTGACGACTCGCCCAGCTGGACACTTGGATCGTTCACCTCTCTGTATGTCATACTTCAGTGACgcgtttacttaaaaaataaaaggggcTTTGGCACGCCAGCAATTCATCTAGCTGATGCTTTACACCGCCAAAGGCGCTGAGCTACCAAGAAAAACAGACTATGCAGGAGGAAATCATTTTCAAAGGAGGCGGGAGGCTCCTTTCAAAACCACTGCTAACCCGCCCACTAAAACACTCGCACATCCAGCCTAGGTTTCAAGGTGCCGCCTCGACCTTTGCCTCCCGTAGAGCCTCAGGAGGGGTGGATTTTGTTCCTGTTTCAAGTCAGCAGAATGTACTGATGGTTCAGGACCCGTGGGGCTTGCTGAGTGTGCTCTGCTGACACACTGTGGCTTACACAGCAGGCTGGGTCCCCGTGCGCCGTCAAAGTCAGGCAGTGGGGAAAGCGACAGCTGGGCAGCCACAGCGGCCACACTCGGTAAGGCGCACGGCTGAGCAGCGGGCTTCTCGGAGACGACTGCCCCGCACAACCGTTAAGCAAATGCGACGCAGTCAGTTTCAGAAAGAACGGAAAACATTCTCAAGGTGCATGGACTCCGACTTTGACTTTCGCTGGGAATTTCAAACATCACAACTTTACTAATAAATGCTGTCTAGCCTGGTGACGGGGCTCCACGCAGAGCTGcagcacatgcacgcacacacacacacagaggcatgcgcgtgcacacacagCGACACCCTGCCGCTCCCTGTCTCTCCTTGGGGTCTGGCCTTCCTGCTCTGGGCACAAGGACGTGCTCAGCTCCCTGCCTGCTTCCTGTCAGAACTCAGAGGGGTCACCCCCCAGGCCTTCCCACGCGCCTGCAGCTCCCACTGACCCGGGCTCACCACCGCTGCTGTATTTCCACACTCTCCTCCCTCTCGAGGTCAAGGCTCCAGACCAGGGCTGACCAGCTCTGTGGCCTGTTTTTGTGCAGCCCCCAAGTTAGGAATGTtgctacatttttaaatggttgaaaaagaTCAAAATAGGAACGTGGAAAAGGTTTACACGACATTCCCACTTCAGCGCCTGTACGGCTGTGTTGGAGCGCGGCCACACGGGCCCGCTGGTGAGCGTGTGCGGTGGGGCTTAGGGCCGGGACTCACACGCGGCCGGGGAGCCGGGAGCACTTCCTCCGCCGGACGCGGCTCCGTGTTGCGCCGTCTTCTGCGCTGTGCTCAGGCTCCCTGTCACCGCTGAACGAGGGGTGTTACAACCGCCAACAATGATGGCGGAAGTGTTCAATTTTGGCCATCTCTGCTTAACGCGTCTCACAGCTCGTCTCAGGCACGCACCCCCCATTCCTGAGCTGCCCCTCCATCCTGAGCAGCCCCTCTTTACTGCCAGCAATACTCCGTCTTTACCTGAAGTCCACTTGGCCTGGGATGCATACGTCCTGTGTCCTTCCCTTACTTCCCACTGCTCTGCGACGCAGCGTTTTAGCGTCTCTCTTCAACAGCAGGTGGATGGTTCCTGCTGTTTCATCCATTCTGACCTCTCCCCTCGCTGGTGTGGTCGGTCACATACAGAGTAACACTGACCATGGTCAACGTGAGGGCCCCCATTTTACTGCTTGCTTTCTGTCTGCCCCCTCCTTGTGtctctgttcctcttttcctgccttcttttgggttaaatgaattcttttctcACATTCCATTTCAATGTATGTATCAGCCTTTTAGCGTTATTTTGCAGTGGTTGCTCTAGAGATTGCATTCTATGTCAACTTCTCAGTCTGTCAGCGTCTGTTATACGTGTCACATAAGAGCTTTGCAGCTAAAAAAGCGGGGGTTTggaggaggggatagctcagtggtggaccGTGTGCttcacatgcacgaggtcctaggttcaatccccagtacctccactgaaaaaaaaaagcttcgcGGCTCTCTCTGCCTGTTTACCTCTCGACCCTTCCTGCTGTAGTATTAaacaatcatttattttaaaagaattgagAGGaa
Coding sequences within it:
- the SLC45A4 gene encoding solute carrier family 45 member 4 isoform X1 → MKMAPQNADSESMQVQELPVPLPDQQKPRGTEAETRDETVSEGSIDRIPVRLWVMHGAVMFGREFCYAMETALVTPILLQIGLPEQYYSLTWFLSPILGLIFTPLIGSASDRCTLSWGRRRPFILALCVGVLFGVALFLNGSAIGLSLGDVPSRQPIGIILTVLGVVVLDFSADATEGPIRAYLLDVVDSEEQDMALNIHAFSAGLGGAIGYVLGGLDWTQTFLGTWFRTQNQVLFFFAAVIFTVSVALHLFSIEEEQHSPQQERGVEVADATAPGPRASILDGSALFPDEVQSEHELALDYLDVGMARSKSDSVLHVPDAALDLEPGLLFLQDIEPSIFHDASYPSTPRSTSQELARARPAGLPPLLREPAREDETLLENHLSVSGLPNGGHSPACDGLGSYGRVGMKPSATSSCARRRRHMFRRQASCTFSYYGKIGSHRYRYRRANAVVLIKPSRSMSDLYDLQKRQRQRCRRRNQSGATTSSGDTESEEGEGETTVRLLWLSMLKMPKELVRLCLCHLLTWFSVIAEAVFYTDFMGQVIFEGDPKAPSNSTAWQAYNAGVKMGCWGLVIYAATGAICSALLQKYLDNYDLSIRVIYVLGTLGFSVGTAVMAMFANVYVAMIMISTMGIVSMSISYCPYALLGQYHDIKEYVHHSPGNSRRGFGIDCAILSCQVYISQILVASALGGVVDAVGTVRVIPMVASVGSFLGFLTATFLVIYPEVSEEAKEEQKGLSSQALGEGGSSSEKPTILRLSRKEGPQGPVETESMV
- the SLC45A4 gene encoding solute carrier family 45 member 4 isoform X2; translated protein: MKMAPQNADSESMQVQELPVPLPDQQKPRGTEAETRDETVSEGSIDRIPVRLWVMHGAVMFGREFCYAMETALVTPILLQIGLSLGDVPSRQPIGIILTVLGVVVLDFSADATEGPIRAYLLDVVDSEEQDMALNIHAFSAGLGGAIGYVLGGLDWTQTFLGTWFRTQNQVLFFFAAVIFTVSVALHLFSIEEEQHSPQQERGVEVADATAPGPRASILDGSALFPDEVQSEHELALDYLDVGMARSKSDSVLHVPDAALDLEPGLLFLQDIEPSIFHDASYPSTPRSTSQELARARPAGLPPLLREPAREDETLLENHLSVSGLPNGGHSPACDGLGSYGRVGMKPSATSSCARRRRHMFRRQASCTFSYYGKIGSHRYRYRRANAVVLIKPSRSMSDLYDLQKRQRQRCRRRNQSGATTSSGDTESEEGEGETTVRLLWLSMLKMPKELVRLCLCHLLTWFSVIAEAVFYTDFMGQVIFEGDPKAPSNSTAWQAYNAGVKMGCWGLVIYAATGAICSALLQKYLDNYDLSIRVIYVLGTLGFSVGTAVMAMFANVYVAMIMISTMGIVSMSISYCPYALLGQYHDIKEYVHHSPGNSRRGFGIDCAILSCQVYISQILVASALGGVVDAVGTVRVIPMVASVGSFLGFLTATFLVIYPEVSEEAKEEQKGLSSQALGEGGSSSEKPTILRLSRKEGPQGPVETESMV